From the Cetobacterium somerae ATCC BAA-474 genome, the window GGTCGAAGGTTCGAATCCTTTTCTAGGCACCACTTTGAAATTTTAAGCACAGATTACTCTGTGCTTTTTTTATTATTATTTATTCAAAAATTTTATTATTTCACTATTTACAAATGTAGGATTTTCTAAATTAGATATATGCCCAGCATTTGGAATAATAGTTAGTTTTGAGTTTTTAACTAGCTTATGCATTTCAAGACTTTCATATGCTGGTCTAGGGATATCTTCATCTCCAACTAAAAATAAGGTTGGATTTTTAATATTTTTCATTTCATTTAGAAGATTTTCTCTTTGAAAAATTTCTCTTCCTAATTTAACAATAGTATCAATGTTTTTCTCTTTTTTATTCATAAGTTCATTTTTAAAATTTCTATAAAAAATTCCTTTTGAATTCCCTTCGTTTTTACTAAAAAACATTGGGGTAATTATATTTGCAAGTTCTTCTGGAATATACTTTAGATGTTCAATAGTATTTAATAAATTTATATATTTTTCTTGTGTTGAAATAGG encodes:
- a CDS encoding alpha/beta fold hydrolase, whose amino-acid sequence is MYITLRKNKKIKVNILGEGDPIIFIHSYLWDSNMWEPQLKELSKSFKCISIDLWGHGESDFLNKEDTCSLKELTEDIINIANQLNIKQFDYIGLSVGAMLGTYLALNYSNRIKKLVLMDGYSGDEPISTQEKYINLLNTIEHLKYIPEELANIITPMFFSKNEGNSKGIFYRNFKNELMNKKEKNIDTIVKLGREIFQRENLLNEMKNIKNPTLFLVGDEDIPRPAYESLEMHKLVKNSKLTIIPNAGHISNLENPTFVNSEIIKFLNK